A single region of the Eleginops maclovinus isolate JMC-PN-2008 ecotype Puerto Natales chromosome 4, JC_Emac_rtc_rv5, whole genome shotgun sequence genome encodes:
- the LOC134862537 gene encoding histone-binding protein RBBP7 isoform X2 codes for MADKEVYDDAVEERVINEEYKIWKKNTPFLYDLVMTHALEWPSLTVQWLPDVTRPEGKDYAVHRLVLGTHTSDEQNHLVIASVQVPNDDAQFDASHYDSEKGEFGGFGSVSGKIEIEIKINHEGEVNRARYMPQNHCIIATKTPTSDVLVFDYNKHPAKPDPSGECSPDLRLKGHQKEGYGLSWNPNLSGNLLSASDDHTICLWDIGAGPKEGKIVDAKTIFTGHTAVVEDVSWHLLHESLFGSVADDQKLMIWDTRSSTTSKASHAVDAHTAEVNCLSFNPYSEFILATGSADKTVALWDLRNLKLKLHSFESHKDEIFQVQWSPHNETILASSGTDRRLNVWDLSKIGEEQSAEDAEDGPPELLFIHGGHTAKISDFTWNPNEPWVICSVSEDNIMQVWQMAENIYNDEEPDNTPASELEAQGS; via the exons ATGGCGGATAAAGAGG TGTATGACGATGCCGTGGAAGAAAGGGTCATCAATGAAGAGTACAAGatctggaagaaaaacacacctttCCTGTACGACCTGGTGATGACCCATGCTCTGGAGTGGCCTAGTCTTACCGTCCAGTGGCTCCCAGATGTCACCAG GCCCGAGGGGAAGGACTACGCCGTCCACAGGCTGGTTCTGGGAACCCACACATCAGATGAGCAGAACCACCTTGTGATTGCCAGTGTGCAGGTACCAAACGACGACGCCCAGTTTGATGCCTCGCACTACGACAGCGAAAAAGGAG AATTTGGTGGCTTTGGTTCTGTAAGTGGGAAAATTGAGATTGAAATCAAGATCAACCATGAGGGAGAGGTAAACAGAGCGCGCTACATGCCCCAGAATCACTGCATCATTGCCACCAAGACCCCCACCTCTGATGTGCTGGTGTTCGACTACAATAAGCACCCAGCTAAGCCAG atccCAGTGGGGAGTGCAGTCCTGACTTAAGGCTAAAAGGTCACCAGAAAGAAGGGTATGGCCTTTCCTGGAACCCAAACCTCAGCGGCAACCTACTCAGTGCCTCTGATGACCAT ACTATCTGCCTCTGGGACATAGGGGCGGGCCCGAAGGAAGGGAAGATCGTGGACGCCAAGACCATCTTCACCGGTCACACAGCAGTGGTGGAGGATGTCTCCTGGCACCTGCTGCATGAATCCCTGTTTGGCTCTGTGGCTGACGACCAGAAACTCATGAT ATGGGACACTCGGTCCAGCACCACGTCCAAAGCCAGCCACGCAGTGGATGCTCACACTGCTGAGGTCAACTGTCTGAGCTTCAACCCCTACAGCGAGTTCATCCTGGCTACTGGCTCTGCTGATAAG aCTGTTGCACTGTGGGATCTGAGGAACCTCAAACTGAAGCTGCACTCCTTTGAGTCCCACAAAGATGAAATCTTCCAG GTACAATGGTCTCCTCACAATGAGACCATCCTGGCCTCCAGTGGCACCGACCGACGCCTCAACGTCTGGGACCTCAG TAAAATCGGAGAGGAGCAGTCGGCAGAAGATGCTGAGGACGGCCCCCCCGAGCTGCTG TTCATCCACGGGGGCCACACAGCCAAGATCTCTGACTTCACCTGGAACCCCAATGAACCCTGGGTGATCTGCTCCGTGTCCGAGGACAACATCATGCAAGTCTGGCAGATG GCCGAGAACATCTACAATGATGAGGAGCCAGACAACACCCCTGCTTCAGAGCTGGAGGCTCAGGGATCATAA
- the LOC134862537 gene encoding histone-binding protein RBBP7 isoform X1, with protein sequence MADKEVYDDAVEERVINEEYKIWKKNTPFLYDLVMTHALEWPSLTVQWLPDVTRPEGKDYAVHRLVLGTHTSDEQNHLVIASVQVPNDDAQFDASHYDSEKGAEFGGFGSVSGKIEIEIKINHEGEVNRARYMPQNHCIIATKTPTSDVLVFDYNKHPAKPDPSGECSPDLRLKGHQKEGYGLSWNPNLSGNLLSASDDHTICLWDIGAGPKEGKIVDAKTIFTGHTAVVEDVSWHLLHESLFGSVADDQKLMIWDTRSSTTSKASHAVDAHTAEVNCLSFNPYSEFILATGSADKTVALWDLRNLKLKLHSFESHKDEIFQVQWSPHNETILASSGTDRRLNVWDLSKIGEEQSAEDAEDGPPELLFIHGGHTAKISDFTWNPNEPWVICSVSEDNIMQVWQMAENIYNDEEPDNTPASELEAQGS encoded by the exons ATGGCGGATAAAGAGG TGTATGACGATGCCGTGGAAGAAAGGGTCATCAATGAAGAGTACAAGatctggaagaaaaacacacctttCCTGTACGACCTGGTGATGACCCATGCTCTGGAGTGGCCTAGTCTTACCGTCCAGTGGCTCCCAGATGTCACCAG GCCCGAGGGGAAGGACTACGCCGTCCACAGGCTGGTTCTGGGAACCCACACATCAGATGAGCAGAACCACCTTGTGATTGCCAGTGTGCAGGTACCAAACGACGACGCCCAGTTTGATGCCTCGCACTACGACAGCGAAAAAGGAG CAGAATTTGGTGGCTTTGGTTCTGTAAGTGGGAAAATTGAGATTGAAATCAAGATCAACCATGAGGGAGAGGTAAACAGAGCGCGCTACATGCCCCAGAATCACTGCATCATTGCCACCAAGACCCCCACCTCTGATGTGCTGGTGTTCGACTACAATAAGCACCCAGCTAAGCCAG atccCAGTGGGGAGTGCAGTCCTGACTTAAGGCTAAAAGGTCACCAGAAAGAAGGGTATGGCCTTTCCTGGAACCCAAACCTCAGCGGCAACCTACTCAGTGCCTCTGATGACCAT ACTATCTGCCTCTGGGACATAGGGGCGGGCCCGAAGGAAGGGAAGATCGTGGACGCCAAGACCATCTTCACCGGTCACACAGCAGTGGTGGAGGATGTCTCCTGGCACCTGCTGCATGAATCCCTGTTTGGCTCTGTGGCTGACGACCAGAAACTCATGAT ATGGGACACTCGGTCCAGCACCACGTCCAAAGCCAGCCACGCAGTGGATGCTCACACTGCTGAGGTCAACTGTCTGAGCTTCAACCCCTACAGCGAGTTCATCCTGGCTACTGGCTCTGCTGATAAG aCTGTTGCACTGTGGGATCTGAGGAACCTCAAACTGAAGCTGCACTCCTTTGAGTCCCACAAAGATGAAATCTTCCAG GTACAATGGTCTCCTCACAATGAGACCATCCTGGCCTCCAGTGGCACCGACCGACGCCTCAACGTCTGGGACCTCAG TAAAATCGGAGAGGAGCAGTCGGCAGAAGATGCTGAGGACGGCCCCCCCGAGCTGCTG TTCATCCACGGGGGCCACACAGCCAAGATCTCTGACTTCACCTGGAACCCCAATGAACCCTGGGTGATCTGCTCCGTGTCCGAGGACAACATCATGCAAGTCTGGCAGATG GCCGAGAACATCTACAATGATGAGGAGCCAGACAACACCCCTGCTTCAGAGCTGGAGGCTCAGGGATCATAA